The Bos indicus x Bos taurus breed Angus x Brahman F1 hybrid chromosome 3, Bos_hybrid_MaternalHap_v2.0, whole genome shotgun sequence genome includes a window with the following:
- the TADA1 gene encoding transcriptional adapter 1 has product MATFVSELEAAKKNLSEALGDNVKQYWANLKLWFKQKISKEEFDLEAHRLLTQDNVHSHNDFLLAILTRCQILVSTPEGAGSLPWTGGSAAKPGKPKGKKKLSSVRQKFDHRFQPQNPLSGAQQFVAKDPQDDDDLKLCSHTMMLPTRGQLEGRMIVTAYEHGLDNVTEEAVSAVVYAVENHLKDILSSVVSRRKAYRLRDGHFKYAFGSNVTPQPYLKNSVVAYNSLIESPPALSAPFAGQNPASHPPPDDAEQQAALLLACSGDTLPASLPPVNMYDLFEALQVHREVIPTHTVYALNIERIIMKLWHPNHEELQQDKVHRQRLAAKEGLLFC; this is encoded by the exons ATGGCGACCTTTGTGAGCGAGCTGGAGGCGGCGAAGAAGAACTTGAGCGAGGCCCTGGGGGACAACGTGAAACA ATACTGGGCTAACTTAAAGTTGTGGTTCAAGCAGAAGATCAGCAAAGAAGAGTTTGACCTTGAAGCTCATAGACTTCTCACACAGGATAATG TCCACTCTCACAACGATTTCCTCCTGGCTATTCTCACGCGCTGTCAGATTTTGGTGTCTACACCAG AGGGTGCTGGATCTTTACCCTGGACAGGGGGTTCTGCAGCCAAACCTGGAAaaccaaagggaaagaaaaagcttTCTTCTGTTCGTCAGAAATTTGAT CATAGATTCCAGCCTCAGAATCCCCTCTCAGGAGCCCAGCAGTTTGTGGCAAAGGATCCCCAGGATGATGATGACTTGAAACTTTGTTCCCACACAATGATGCTTCCTACTCGGGGTCAGCTTGAAGGGAGGATGATAGTGACTGCTTACGAACACGGGCTGGACAACGTCACTGAAGAAGCTGTCTCAGCTGTGGTCTACGCGGTGGAG AATCACCTTAAAGATATACTGTCATCAGTTGTGTCAAGAAGGAAAGCTTACCGGTTACGTGATGGTCATTTTAAATATGCCTTTGGTAGCAATGTGACCCCACAGCCATACCTGAAGAATAGTGTAGTAGCTTACAACAGCTTAATAGAAAG CCCTCCAGCCCTCTCCGCTCCTTTTGCTGGTCAGAACCCAGCGTCCCACCCGCCCCCTGACGATGCTGAGCAGCAGGCTGCACTCCTGCTGGCGTGCTCGGGGGACACACTGCCCGCGTCTCTGCCTCCAGTGAACATGTACGACCTTTTTGAAGCTTTGCAG GTACACAGGGAAGTCATTCCTACCCATACCGTATATGCTCTCAACATTGAAAGGATCATTATGAAACTCTGGCATCCAAATCATGAAGAGCTGCAGCAAGACAAAGTCCATCGCCAGCGCTTGGCAGCCAAGGAGGGGCTTTTATTCTGCTGA